In Rattus norvegicus strain BN/NHsdMcwi chromosome 1, GRCr8, whole genome shotgun sequence, a genomic segment contains:
- the Or52a5 gene encoding olfactory receptor Olr127, which produces MIKFNGSVFMPSVLTLVGIPGLESVQCWIGIPFCVMYIIAMIGNSLILVIIKSEKSLHIPMYIFLAILAVTDIALSTCILPKMLGIFWFHMPQIFFDACLLQMELIHSFQATESGILLAMALDRYVAICNPLRHATIFSPQLTTCLGAGALLRAFILVSPSIILIKCRLKYYRTTNISHSYCEHMAIVKLAAQDIRINKICGLLVAFAILGFDIVFITFSYVRIFITVFQLPQKEARLKAFNTCIAHICVFLQFYLLAFFSFFTHRFGAHIPSYVHILLSDLYLLVPPFLNPIVYGVKTKQIRDQALKMLFSKKY; this is translated from the coding sequence ATGATCAAGTTCAATGGCTCAGTCTTCATGCCTTCTGTACTAACATTAGTGGGGATCCCTGGCCTGGAGTCAGTGCAGTGCTGGATTGGGATTCCATTCTGTGTCATGTACATCATTGCTATGATTGGGAACTCTCTAATTTTAGTTATAATCAAAAGCGAAAAGAGCCTCCACATACCCATGTATATTTTCTTGGCCATTTTGGCAGTCACAGACATTGCCCTTAGCACTTGCATTCTTCCCAAaatgttgggcatcttttggtttCACATGCCACAAATTTTCTTTGATGCTTGCCTGCTGCAGATGGAACTCATCCACTCATTCCAGGCCACAGAGTCAGGCATTCTCCTGGCCATGGCTCTggatcgctatgtggccatctgcaaccCCCTGAGACATGCTACTATCTTCTCTCCACAACTCACAACTTGCCTTGGAGCTGGTGCATTACTCAGGGCTTTCATTCTTGTATCCCCGTCCATAATACTTATCAAATGTCGCCTTAAATACTACAGAACTACCAATATCTCCCACTCTTACTGTGAACACATGGCTATTGTGAAATTGGCAGCTCAAGATATCAGAATCAACAAGATATGTGGCCTCCTTGTTGCCTTTGCTATCTTGGGGTTTGACATAGTCTTCATTACCTTCTCCTATGTGCGAATCTTCATCACCGTCTTCCAGCTGCCCCAGAAGGAGGCTCGATTGAAAGCTTTCAATACCTGCATTGCTCACATCTGTGTCTTCCTACAGTTCTACCTTCtggccttcttctctttcttcacacACAGGTTTGGGGCTCACATACCCTCCTATGTGCATATCCTCCTGTCAGATCTTTACCTGTTAGTCCCACCTTTTCTGAATCCCATTGTTTATGGTGTTAAAACTAAACAAATCCGTGACCAAGCCTTGAAAATGCTTTTCTCCAAGAAATATTAG